GCAACTGCTCCAATAACAAAAACAGAATCTCTAATGCTCAATCGACATTGATCCAAAGCAGCTACAAGTTCTggtgtaatgaaatttttcttagaAGGCTCAGTACGAATATTAGCAACAAATTCTGTATCGTCagtatttttgtcattttcagtAGAAATGAATGACTCGTGATCATTAAATTCAGACTCCACAACATTCTGAGATGAGCAAGATGCTGTTGCTGATGTTGAAGTTTCAAGGTGTTTCAGTTTACGCTGTTTTTCTTCCTCATCTCGGATCGCTTGCCTGCGTTCTTTTTCTgctaaatttttatcaacaccAATCAAGGAACCAGGTCGTCCAGGCTGTCTTTGACATTGTAAGAAGAGTTTGTCTTCTTCTATTTTGATTAACTCAAGAGCATTCGCATGTGCAATGTCaaataaattgtccaaattaCCTGTGAAGTCGTCTTCTTGCTGTTTATGGGTTGCTGAAGTTCTGTGAGCATGTTTCTGCAGGTTTTTCCAAGTTTCATGTaagttttcgagttttttcacACAATTAGGAATTGCTCTTAGTGGAATTCTGGccttttcccaaaaaataacACACTCGCGAATTACCAGATTAGCACTttgttttattaataattttaccTCACgtgaattataaaataaaacttgcaAAACTTGCCGGTTTGAGGGCAATTTACACCCAGTTATTTGGTGATTTGGCTCACCCACAAGGTACACACTTGAGGTACTAcg
This region of Planococcus citri chromosome 5, ihPlaCitr1.1, whole genome shotgun sequence genomic DNA includes:
- the LOC135847444 gene encoding uncharacterized protein LOC135847444 translates to MSNLNLRSTSSVYLVGEPNHQITGCKLPSNRQVLQVLFYNSREVKLLIKQSANLVIRECVIFWEKARIPLRAIPNCVKKLENLHETWKNLQKHAHRTSATHKQQEDDFTGNLDNLFDIAHANALELIKIEEDKLFLQCQRQPGRPGSLIGVDKNLAEKERRQAIRDEEEKQRKLKHLETSTSATASCSSQNVVESEFNDHESFISTENDKNTDDTEFVANIRTEPSKKNFITPELVAALDQCRLSIRDSVFVIGAVAEALGHNIDQLSISKSSIQRIRTSEREKRAKVIKQNFQNQVPDVVTVHWDGKLLPGLDQRCSKEERLPILITFEGKEQLLAVPKLENSTGEAQSTAVLNALMDWNLDEKVQILYCDTTASNTGRFNGACVRLEQELERDLLLFACCHHVYELLLKAAFEAKLPQVTKSPDIPLFKKFRDSWKNINPQNFQVDQEILTRCEVLEIQTLSTFYHGELEKKP